One Armatimonadota bacterium genomic window, CTACAATCAAATTTCCAAATCCGAACGTGAATACCGAGAGCGCAAACCAAGCATAGTTGCGGTCTTCTTTGAAGATGGCAAGCGTGCTCCGCAAAAACTGAACTGTTGAGGATTTGTAATTGTTTGATTTTGGGTCAACGGGAGCTGTTCTTATGCTTCCGAAGACCAAGGATGATGTGATGCCGAAAAGGGCACCAATTGGGAATATGTAGTTAAAATCTAGAATATGCCTTTTAAGCAGTTGGCCAACTGCTAAGGTGGAAAAGAAGCTTGTTGCTGCAAGTCCAACCCTGATATAGCCCATTATTCGGCCTCGATGTTCATCAGGGTAAATCTCTTTGAGTACTGCGGCATAGGCTGGTCCAGAAACTGTGGCTACGAGCTGTGCGGCAGATGCAATTAGCGCGAAACGGAGAGGGGTCATTGTGAAAAGAGTAAGCAGAAATAGTGCTCGCGCGATTACACCTGACCAAACTACATAAGGCATTTTAGCCTTGCCTTCCATTGCGTTTGCGTAAAACAATGCAAACATGCTTCCCACATAGGGAGCAGAGGTTATCAAAGCGATTAGCGAAGTACTAGAGTGGAGCTCGTCTCTTGCAATGAACCCAATAAATGGAAAAATTGCACCATTGTATACGCCAACTAGCAATCCGGACAATGCGTCGCGGCGATATGCATTCCTTACCTCTTGTGGTACGGCTTTTTCGAAGAACACTTTTGTTTTCTGCCAGCTGTTGTAGTTGTCTCGTCGGCGGCCGGCACCTCCATTGTTTCCTTTAGTTCAATGGAATTGTCTATCCTCCACTGCCTGTAAACCTGCAGGCAAATGTGACTCAAATTGATTTGCTTTTGCAATTTGATATTCTAAATAAAGTTTTCAAGGGAAATTTTGCTAAAATAAACTTTGGCTGGTACCAAATTTTGACCTAAGTATGTGGCTTTATGAATGTTATTTCTGCTAGCAGAAGAACAGATATCCCCGCTTTTTACTCGGAATGGTTCATAAACCGGATTCGAAAGGGTTACGTTCGCTGGATGAATCCGTTTTCAAATGTAGTATATGATGTACCGCTACTTCCAAAAGATGTATTGGCGATTGTCTTCTGGTCGAAGAATTACCTGCCTCTTTTGCCTTATCTCGACGAACTTGATGCTGGTGGTTATCGAATGGTTTTTCATTTTACAATTACAGGATTGCCAAAAGTGTTCGAACCGAGGGTGCCAGACACGGCAGATATGGTAAAATGCGCCCGAATACTTTCAACGCGATATGGAGCTGAGAGCGTTCTGTGGCGTTATGACCCCATCTTAATATCTACAGCGACAGATAACGAATACCATTTTAGGCGGTTTCGCGAACTTTGTGCTCAATTAGAAGGCGTGGTGAAGCGCTGTTATTTCAGCTTTGTTTGCTACTATGAAAAAGTTTTGCGCAATATTAAGGCTCTTGCTGTTGAAACAAGAATTGAATGTTTTGATTTACCCCAATCTGAGCGAATTACGCTAGCCAATATCCTTGCAGATATCGCAGCCAATCATGGAATCGAGATGTATTCTTGTTGTGGAGATTACCTTGTTGGGAGCAAAATAAAGAAGGCGCACTGTATTGATGGAGAGCTCCTAAAGCAATTGTTTCCTGATAGAGTAACTAATTTAGTCGAACATCCCACGAGGAAAGAATGTGGGTGCTATGAGAGTAAGGATATTGGAACATATGGCACTTGCCCCCATGGTTGCGTATACTGCTATGCAAACTCGAATAAACGTGCTGCGATTCGTAGTTATGAAGCTCATGACCCAGGAGCTGATATATTATGCCTCAAATGTTGATCTCAAGTTGGATTGGCTCTCTAAAAAATTAAATGCCCTGATGGGAAATCAGGGCTTAAAGCTTAGTCCTTCTAGCGCGAAGTGCCAATATTCAAGTTCTTATTTGGTGGGCCCACTCGGATTCGAACCAAGGACCAACCGGTTATGAGCCGGCCGCTCTACCGCTGAGCTATGGGCCCGCACACTCCCATTTTGCTGCAAGCATCAAAATTATATCAACATTTTGTGTTGCAGTCAAGAATTTGCATAATGGACGATAGGACTACTTCTGTGATTTTTCCTTCAATGCACGGTTGAGTACAACCGCGGTGTGCTCGACCTGGCGTGAAATTCCGGCAATTGAAAACATTTCTCGCAGTTGGAGAATGCACACAGGGCAACCTGTCGCAACTAGGTCCGCCTCGGTCTTCAAAATATTATCCGCTTTTCTTTCGCCTATCTTTCGTGACATGTCTGGATGGTAGATGCTGTATGCACCGCCGCCTCCACAGCATGTATCAGCGCCTACGAGCTCGACATACCTTGTGTCAGCTAACGATGAGAGGAGTTTTCTGGGTTGATTTCGTACCCCCATACCTCTGACGAGGTGGCATGGGTCATGATACGTGATAGTCTTTGCCTTTGGCGTATGTGCACTAAGCAAAACTGCCAAACAATCGGTGAGAAATTCAGTAATATCATAGACTTTTGACGTTAATTCACTTGGAACTTCAATTCCTAGGAGATCGTGCCATTCATGCTTTATCGTTGTGCCGCAGGACCCACAAGCGGTGATA contains:
- a CDS encoding MFS transporter, whose translation is MFFEKAVPQEVRNAYRRDALSGLLVGVYNGAIFPFIGFIARDELHSSTSLIALITSAPYVGSMFALFYANAMEGKAKMPYVVWSGVIARALFLLTLFTMTPLRFALIASAAQLVATVSGPAYAAVLKEIYPDEHRGRIMGYIRVGLAATSFFSTLAVGQLLKRHILDFNYIFPIGALFGITSSLVFGSIRTAPVDPKSNNYKSSTVQFLRSTLAIFKEDRNYAWFALSVFTFGFGNLIVAPLYPVFQVDQLHITAAQVAMLSNIATVIWMFSYLYWGKYVDMQSPLKAVMVNVLMVSLVPFAYFLANNVWMLIPAAIINGITMAGIELSYFNSILYFAKEGRESHYQALHSFLLGIRGTIAPFIGAALVAFFRASHIDIRFVFLISMLLMLLGAVLQLVGVKSRY
- a CDS encoding DUF1848 domain-containing protein is translated as MNVISASRRTDIPAFYSEWFINRIRKGYVRWMNPFSNVVYDVPLLPKDVLAIVFWSKNYLPLLPYLDELDAGGYRMVFHFTITGLPKVFEPRVPDTADMVKCARILSTRYGAESVLWRYDPILISTATDNEYHFRRFRELCAQLEGVVKRCYFSFVCYYEKVLRNIKALAVETRIECFDLPQSERITLANILADIAANHGIEMYSCCGDYLVGSKIKKAHCIDGELLKQLFPDRVTNLVEHPTRKECGCYESKDIGTYGTCPHGCVYCYANSNKRAAIRSYEAHDPGADILCLKC